The following coding sequences lie in one Changpingibacter yushuensis genomic window:
- a CDS encoding S1C family serine protease, protein MNDDIRQPESDDPTRRPTESLPGQSNQVGTGTDSAPATGQAEADAQVDATSGATSTSTQNTGAPDTSTYRFAGSPYPESGRYGYTSRPDRPYQAPQGVPYGANPYTQQSGYTTAGYTQPDTQNAQNATQSYGSTEGQYGNGYGYQGYAQSGYAQQGYDPNSAYGGYGQPPYSGNYPGAFGPGPQKPRKPKRTWSSAILAMTAGIALVLGGMIGAGISIAVDDHAEASATPSSQSQDQGTQTLPQLPGNSTNPQQSDPGASSTADSGTVVDSAPGVVLINTTLTDGTGAGTGMIIDSSGIVITNYHVVSDSETVTLTIADSGKQYSATVLGHDATNDVAVLQITGGSDFDTVTTNTDTVKAGQQVSALGNGSGQGYLTQLDGTVTGLDQTITAQDSSSASGGETLTGLIETDADVVAGYSGGPLMNSDGEVIGITTAASTGNTSADISGYAIPIATALDIAQKVLAGESSDTIVIGRDPALGVMISDGQTGVTIVQVLTGSGAEAAGLVAGDVITAIDGTAVSSASALSDAVLSYSVGDSVALTVTGTDGTSSTVNVTLGESSVN, encoded by the coding sequence ATGAATGACGACATCCGCCAGCCAGAGTCGGACGACCCGACTCGCCGCCCAACTGAGTCCCTTCCGGGTCAGAGCAATCAGGTTGGCACGGGCACAGATTCCGCTCCGGCTACCGGGCAGGCAGAAGCCGATGCGCAGGTTGATGCCACTTCTGGTGCCACCTCCACTAGCACGCAGAACACCGGCGCACCTGACACATCCACGTACCGATTCGCAGGCTCCCCTTACCCGGAATCAGGACGCTACGGATACACCTCTCGTCCAGACCGGCCTTACCAGGCTCCCCAAGGCGTGCCGTACGGTGCAAACCCATATACTCAACAGTCCGGCTACACCACCGCTGGCTACACTCAGCCTGATACCCAAAACGCCCAGAACGCCACTCAGAGCTACGGTTCAACTGAGGGCCAGTACGGCAACGGATACGGCTACCAAGGCTATGCCCAATCCGGTTACGCCCAGCAAGGATACGATCCCAACAGCGCCTACGGAGGCTACGGTCAGCCGCCTTACTCCGGCAACTACCCGGGTGCCTTTGGCCCTGGCCCACAGAAACCGCGCAAGCCCAAGCGCACGTGGTCTTCGGCAATCCTGGCCATGACTGCTGGCATTGCCTTAGTACTTGGCGGAATGATCGGCGCAGGGATCTCCATCGCAGTGGACGATCATGCGGAAGCTTCTGCAACACCTTCCTCGCAGTCGCAGGATCAGGGAACGCAAACCCTGCCGCAACTGCCCGGGAACTCGACGAATCCCCAGCAGTCGGATCCGGGTGCTTCTTCAACAGCGGACTCCGGCACAGTAGTAGATTCGGCTCCCGGCGTGGTCCTCATTAACACCACGTTGACCGATGGTACTGGAGCTGGCACTGGAATGATCATTGATTCCTCTGGCATCGTGATCACGAATTACCATGTGGTCTCGGATTCGGAGACGGTCACCTTGACCATTGCCGACTCCGGTAAGCAGTACTCGGCAACAGTCTTGGGCCACGATGCTACAAATGACGTCGCGGTGCTCCAGATTACCGGTGGTTCGGATTTCGATACTGTCACCACCAACACGGATACCGTGAAAGCTGGCCAACAAGTATCGGCACTCGGCAACGGCTCCGGTCAAGGCTACTTGACCCAGCTTGACGGTACTGTGACAGGGCTCGACCAAACCATTACCGCGCAGGATTCCTCCTCAGCATCCGGTGGCGAGACTCTGACCGGGCTCATTGAGACCGACGCCGACGTTGTGGCCGGATACTCCGGCGGCCCTCTTATGAACTCTGACGGCGAAGTCATTGGCATCACCACCGCAGCCTCTACCGGTAACACGTCTGCAGACATATCGGGATATGCCATCCCAATCGCAACGGCACTAGACATAGCTCAGAAGGTCCTAGCCGGAGAATCCTCCGACACTATCGTTATCGGCCGCGATCCGGCGCTTGGCGTCATGATTTCTGATGGCCAGACCGGCGTCACAATCGTGCAAGTACTCACGGGCTCAGGCGCAGAGGCGGCCGGACTTGTAGCCGGTGACGTGATCACCGCAATCGATGGCACCGCGGTCTCCTCCGCGTCAGCACTATCGGATGCAGTGCTTTCGTACTCCGTTGGTGACTCCGTGGCCTTGACCGTCACGGGGACGGACGGAACTTCCTCAACTGTCAACGTCACTCTTGGAGAATCAAGCGTGAACTAA
- a CDS encoding DsrE family protein encodes MTNVIVHIDEESRWEQLLSNLEYFVEIHGEDSSTEVVINGPAVRSFNGFDVHPEYGSRMRSLADKGVKFIICGNSLRNRQIPEDLLPDIITVVPQGVSYIVERQGEGYAYIKP; translated from the coding sequence ATGACAAACGTGATCGTCCACATTGACGAAGAATCCCGCTGGGAGCAGCTCCTGTCAAACCTCGAGTACTTCGTTGAAATCCACGGAGAAGACTCGTCAACTGAAGTAGTCATCAACGGACCAGCAGTCCGGTCCTTCAACGGATTCGATGTCCACCCCGAATACGGATCCCGTATGAGGTCCTTGGCAGATAAGGGAGTTAAATTCATCATCTGCGGGAACTCGCTTCGCAACCGTCAGATCCCCGAAGATCTGCTCCCTGACATCATCACTGTTGTACCTCAAGGCGTCTCCTACATTGTGGAACGCCAAGGCGAGGGCTACGCCTACATCAAGCCGTGA
- a CDS encoding dolichyl-phosphate-mannose--protein mannosyltransferase has protein sequence MTSTSHDPETAQAATDFAEPATADTPRIDRPVTLPLTPEKAGLWHNELRGRLGLLPSGARISQRVRKQGWVVTAVATFIAFVTRFWNLNHPHSIVFDETYYVKGAFSLLTQGFEGDWIGEDANTRFLTGDYSSLSTTTADYVVHPPLGKWLMAIGQALFGSDNGVGWRFTTAILGVAAVFLVARIAMRMFRSPWITAIAAGAMALDGMGIVMSRTGILDNIIAFFVLLAFYTMLLDREQFRARLAERVAHGELNPDGTPLNPWGPRIGVRPWLVLTGLILGLACGIKWSGIYAIAVIGILVYVWSASARRAVGVKRWFAVGTLRDGISALFQLLPISIVAYLGAWTSWFLNPNSYNRGWAAGTLSSGGVVPLPWAPNIVNDFVQYHKSMWDFHHGLATPHDYQSEAWKWIFQLRPVSFFWNGTDAMASQCPSGSECVQAITSVGNPIVWWLAVIAVVVVLWAAFRDLDWRAWAILAGYAAMWLPWLTYTNRTIFQFYAVAFLPYVVLALAYGLAYFLGFLSPAHAKPRAFAHVVEAEEEEQHAAPQAEDAEDEEPAADEGAAADEGAAADEDTAADETSTPAETAASMTLASFASSLTEPLDPEDPVAKWAASEANAPTIRAESPDWWQPTEPNKPGRFAVVAIMGLVVAAACFWMPIWWGTTVSYNFWHIHMWMQSWI, from the coding sequence GTGACTTCAACTTCTCACGATCCTGAAACAGCACAGGCCGCAACGGACTTCGCCGAACCAGCAACTGCGGATACTCCTCGCATCGACCGGCCCGTCACATTGCCACTCACACCTGAGAAGGCCGGGTTGTGGCACAACGAGTTGCGAGGGAGGTTGGGCCTCCTTCCTTCCGGAGCTCGAATCTCGCAAAGGGTGCGCAAGCAGGGGTGGGTGGTCACTGCCGTTGCCACATTCATCGCGTTCGTAACCCGGTTCTGGAACCTCAATCATCCGCATTCCATCGTTTTTGACGAGACCTATTACGTAAAGGGCGCATTCTCGCTCCTCACCCAAGGTTTCGAGGGTGATTGGATTGGCGAAGACGCCAATACACGCTTCCTCACCGGCGATTACTCTTCGCTATCAACCACCACAGCCGATTACGTGGTCCACCCTCCCTTGGGCAAGTGGCTAATGGCGATCGGCCAAGCACTCTTTGGCAGTGACAATGGTGTGGGCTGGCGATTCACCACGGCTATCCTCGGGGTTGCCGCAGTGTTCCTCGTGGCACGTATTGCCATGCGTATGTTCCGTTCCCCATGGATCACCGCCATCGCCGCAGGAGCCATGGCACTAGACGGCATGGGGATCGTCATGTCGCGCACCGGCATTCTGGACAACATCATCGCCTTCTTCGTGCTTCTGGCCTTCTACACAATGCTGTTAGATCGTGAACAGTTCAGAGCTCGACTTGCAGAACGTGTGGCCCACGGCGAACTCAACCCAGACGGCACTCCGCTGAACCCGTGGGGACCACGCATTGGCGTGCGCCCATGGCTCGTTCTCACAGGTCTGATCCTCGGGCTTGCCTGCGGCATCAAGTGGTCTGGCATCTATGCGATTGCCGTCATCGGGATCCTCGTGTACGTGTGGAGTGCATCGGCACGGCGTGCAGTAGGTGTTAAGCGCTGGTTCGCAGTGGGAACTCTCAGGGATGGCATTTCTGCGTTATTCCAGCTCCTCCCCATTTCAATTGTTGCCTATTTGGGGGCGTGGACATCCTGGTTCCTGAACCCAAACTCATACAATCGCGGATGGGCCGCAGGAACTCTCAGCTCCGGCGGTGTAGTACCCCTCCCTTGGGCACCCAACATCGTCAACGACTTCGTTCAGTACCACAAGTCCATGTGGGATTTTCACCATGGGTTGGCAACCCCTCATGACTACCAGTCTGAGGCGTGGAAGTGGATCTTCCAGCTCCGCCCAGTTTCCTTCTTCTGGAACGGCACCGACGCCATGGCGTCTCAGTGCCCTTCCGGCAGCGAATGCGTCCAAGCGATTACCTCGGTTGGAAACCCGATTGTATGGTGGCTGGCTGTCATAGCCGTGGTTGTGGTTCTTTGGGCGGCGTTCCGCGATCTCGATTGGCGGGCGTGGGCCATTTTGGCTGGCTATGCCGCGATGTGGCTCCCGTGGCTCACCTACACCAATCGCACGATCTTCCAGTTCTACGCCGTAGCATTCCTTCCGTATGTGGTGTTGGCCTTGGCATACGGTTTGGCGTACTTCCTCGGATTCCTTAGCCCGGCACATGCCAAGCCGCGGGCGTTTGCCCATGTGGTCGAAGCAGAGGAGGAAGAGCAGCACGCCGCACCACAGGCCGAAGACGCGGAAGATGAAGAACCTGCGGCAGACGAAGGTGCTGCGGCAGACGAAGGTGCTGCGGCAGACGAAGATACTGCAGCAGACGAGACGAGCACTCCCGCAGAAACAGCGGCCAGCATGACGCTGGCGAGCTTTGCATCCTCCCTCACCGAGCCGCTTGATCCAGAAGATCCAGTTGCCAAGTGGGCCGCTTCGGAAGCAAACGCGCCAACCATTCGGGCAGAGTCACCCGACTGGTGGCAGCCAACGGAACCAAACAAGCCGGGACGATTCGCCGTCGTCGCCATTATGGGATTGGTGGTCGCTGCAGCGTGCTTCTGGATGCCCATCTGGTGGGGCACAACGGTCTCCTACAACTTCTGGCACATTCACATGTGGATGCAGAGCTGGATCTAA
- the rsmI gene encoding 16S rRNA (cytidine(1402)-2'-O)-methyltransferase, producing MSGQIVLAATPIGNDDDASFRLRSEIEGADVIAAEDTRRFLNLAGRLGIEVTARILSYYEHNEAERGPYLLELAASQRVLVVTDAGMPSVSDPGYRLVARAAEAGVPVTVVPGPSAVLTALAISGLATDRFCFEGFLPRKDGEQRKYLRQIAGEDRTMVFFESPRRVGATLAAMRDELGTSRRACVCRELTKIHEEVVRGSLGDLANRFAGDVLGEIAIVVAGAEKAEVDAELAVAEVEDLEAAGLRLKDAAAHVAARTGLRKKDLYEAALSRKQ from the coding sequence ATGAGCGGACAGATTGTGCTGGCAGCAACCCCCATTGGGAACGACGACGACGCCTCGTTCCGTTTGCGTTCGGAGATCGAAGGGGCGGACGTCATCGCAGCCGAGGATACTCGGAGATTCTTGAACTTGGCCGGCCGGTTGGGGATCGAGGTGACTGCGCGCATTCTTTCTTATTACGAACACAATGAGGCCGAACGCGGCCCCTATCTCCTTGAGTTGGCTGCGAGCCAGCGTGTGCTTGTGGTGACTGATGCTGGGATGCCCTCAGTCTCAGACCCTGGCTACCGGTTGGTCGCACGGGCGGCCGAGGCGGGGGTTCCCGTCACGGTTGTACCTGGGCCCTCAGCCGTTTTGACTGCGCTCGCGATTTCGGGGCTTGCCACTGATCGCTTCTGTTTTGAGGGATTTCTGCCTCGCAAGGATGGTGAGCAGCGCAAGTATCTCCGACAAATAGCGGGCGAGGACCGAACGATGGTGTTCTTTGAATCCCCTCGACGCGTGGGTGCCACGCTGGCTGCGATGCGCGACGAACTTGGTACCTCTAGGCGCGCGTGCGTGTGCCGTGAACTGACGAAGATCCATGAGGAAGTGGTGCGTGGTTCGCTTGGGGATCTGGCCAATCGCTTTGCCGGCGATGTGCTAGGGGAGATAGCTATCGTGGTGGCTGGAGCCGAAAAGGCTGAGGTGGACGCGGAGTTGGCGGTGGCGGAGGTCGAAGATCTCGAAGCTGCGGGCTTGCGATTGAAGGATGCGGCTGCTCACGTAGCGGCACGTACAGGCTTACGGAAGAAGGACTTGTACGAGGCGGCGCTCAGCCGGAAGCAGTAA
- a CDS encoding DeoR/GlpR family DNA-binding transcription regulator, with translation MYAEQRQRKILDILEDSGRVSVSDLTEEFDVASETIRRDLDHLAELSLLLRVHGGAIAQRTGVVEPDLPTKLHTNVPAKRGIAQAVASVLTRNPRASLLLDAGSTTGELIPLLHESEAPIITNGLDVAQSAVERGLTVQFLPGRVRGTTRAAVGASTVATLASLHPDIAVLGCNGMSEAGFTTPDPEEAAVKRAMVQAASYRIMVADSSKAGVTTLVAFAGLEDIDLLVSDSGLSDTWAKSFESNGIEVVRA, from the coding sequence ATGTACGCCGAACAGCGGCAACGCAAGATTCTTGACATCCTTGAGGATTCCGGGCGGGTCTCGGTTTCGGACTTGACTGAAGAATTCGACGTCGCCTCCGAAACCATCCGGCGGGATCTTGACCACCTTGCCGAACTCAGCCTCCTCCTGCGCGTCCACGGCGGCGCAATCGCCCAGCGCACAGGAGTGGTGGAACCTGACCTACCCACAAAGCTCCACACCAACGTCCCAGCCAAGCGCGGCATAGCACAAGCTGTGGCGAGCGTGCTCACTCGCAATCCACGGGCCAGCCTCCTCCTGGATGCCGGCTCAACCACCGGAGAACTTATTCCTCTTCTCCATGAGAGCGAAGCTCCGATAATCACTAACGGACTCGACGTGGCGCAAAGCGCCGTGGAACGTGGACTAACGGTCCAGTTCCTTCCCGGGCGAGTTCGGGGCACCACACGAGCGGCCGTGGGCGCATCCACTGTCGCGACCCTCGCCTCCCTCCATCCTGATATCGCGGTCTTAGGCTGCAACGGGATGAGCGAAGCCGGGTTCACCACCCCCGATCCAGAAGAGGCGGCCGTCAAGAGGGCCATGGTTCAGGCTGCCAGCTACAGAATCATGGTGGCCGATTCCTCAAAGGCGGGCGTGACCACGTTGGTGGCGTTCGCCGGGCTTGAGGATATTGACCTCCTCGTCAGTGACTCGGGGCTTTCCGATACCTGGGCAAAAAGCTTTGAAAGCAATGGAATTGAGGTAGTTCGAGCATGA
- a CDS encoding 1-phosphofructokinase family hexose kinase yields the protein MIVTLTDNPSLDRAITLTTELVPGGVHRIDTDSTQPGGKGINVALGVSRAGHEVLAVFPAGAGDPLLALVDAAALSYQACPVAGRVRTNLTVLAGGVTTKINEPGAFLSPAEVKGIEEVLVSNVHAGDTVMLSGSLAPGFPDDEYARLVRQLRSAGAWVGVDTSDAPLAALAENFAQAAPDFLKPNAEELGQLTGRDGVALEAAAGKGDFSAVREAGLALHNAGVAELLVTLGGAGAVLVTTEGAWFSPSQDVPVISTVGAGDSATAGYLIGRARGLSPRERLACAVAYGSAAVSLPGTTIPTPEQVHPDPDAVVAI from the coding sequence ATGATTGTCACTCTGACCGACAACCCCTCCCTCGATCGCGCTATCACGTTGACCACTGAACTGGTCCCGGGAGGCGTGCATCGTATTGACACAGACTCCACTCAGCCCGGTGGCAAGGGCATCAACGTGGCTCTCGGCGTTTCGCGCGCGGGTCACGAGGTCTTGGCCGTGTTCCCGGCGGGTGCCGGTGATCCACTGCTCGCACTCGTGGACGCGGCCGCCTTGTCCTATCAAGCCTGCCCAGTTGCTGGGCGTGTGCGGACCAACCTGACGGTGCTTGCTGGTGGAGTCACCACGAAGATCAATGAACCCGGTGCGTTCCTCAGCCCCGCAGAGGTCAAGGGGATCGAAGAGGTCCTTGTCTCCAACGTTCATGCGGGGGATACGGTGATGTTGTCTGGATCGCTCGCACCAGGATTTCCCGACGACGAATACGCCCGCCTCGTTCGCCAGCTTCGGTCCGCCGGGGCCTGGGTGGGCGTTGACACATCTGACGCGCCACTCGCAGCGCTCGCTGAGAACTTCGCGCAAGCGGCCCCCGATTTCCTCAAGCCCAACGCAGAGGAACTTGGGCAACTGACTGGACGCGACGGAGTGGCATTGGAAGCCGCTGCTGGCAAAGGTGATTTCTCTGCAGTGCGCGAAGCAGGCTTGGCTCTGCACAACGCTGGCGTTGCTGAACTACTTGTGACCTTGGGCGGTGCCGGTGCCGTATTGGTGACGACCGAAGGTGCCTGGTTCTCTCCGTCCCAAGATGTACCTGTTATCTCCACAGTTGGCGCTGGCGATTCCGCCACAGCTGGCTATCTCATCGGCCGCGCACGCGGCCTCTCTCCCCGCGAGCGCCTCGCTTGCGCCGTCGCCTACGGCTCTGCCGCAGTATCCCTACCTGGAACCACAATTCCCACACCTGAACAAGTCCACCCTGATCCCGACGCCGTGGTCGCCATCTGA
- a CDS encoding PTS fructose transporter subunit IIABC, which produces MSNTLMTPELVRLGVQPAGDKLAVIGQMAELIASTGRAEQAGLEAAMLDRESKFATGMPGGIAIPHCRSAAVSEAALGFMRLSEPVDFGAKDGPADIVIAIAAPDADEAEHMKLLAKLSRALVRKEFLASLRAAGSEQEVSDLIMGAINAQPKRRTEAATAGVAPAGPSTAEPAPTQANMPVSEGVVAGPVIVAITSCPTGIAHTYMAAESLENAARDKGIEIHVETQGSGGVEWLSPETIARADALIIASDVNVTGRERFAGMPLIESPVKRAISNGPQMIDEAIAASSNPRAARVEAGKGANVSEVSGGTPRWGSRIQQALMTGVSYMIPFVAAGGLLTALGFLVGGYDVAFVSNDVVLNYSFWNLPDVATVASNAGLDQLQASSGFMLYTGAVLQFLGSTGMGFLVAALSGYIAFGLAGRPGIAPGFIGGAVAVVVGAGFIGGLITGILAGLVAYWFTTLKAPRWLSGLMPVVIIPLITTFIVGGLMLTLLGRPLASFMTWLQESLTSMSGGGAGILLGIILGLMMCFDMGGPVNKAAYLFATAGLAAQTQASWEIMAAVMASGMVPPLAMALSTVLRPKLYTEVERENGTAAWLLGASFISEGAIPFAAADPFRVIPSAMVGGGVTGAIIMALGVGSKAPHGGIFVFFAIDPAWAYVLAVVVGSVVAGLLVTALKSATARKSNLATEKVAQEVAA; this is translated from the coding sequence ATGTCCAACACATTGATGACACCCGAGCTGGTGAGGCTCGGTGTGCAACCTGCAGGAGACAAACTGGCGGTTATCGGCCAAATGGCCGAACTCATCGCCTCCACTGGACGCGCTGAACAGGCTGGCCTCGAAGCGGCCATGCTGGATCGCGAGTCCAAGTTCGCAACTGGCATGCCTGGTGGAATAGCCATCCCGCACTGCCGTTCGGCAGCGGTTTCAGAAGCAGCGCTTGGGTTCATGCGTTTGTCTGAGCCGGTGGATTTCGGTGCAAAAGATGGTCCGGCTGACATTGTCATTGCAATTGCCGCGCCGGATGCCGATGAAGCCGAGCATATGAAGCTGCTTGCCAAGCTTTCGCGGGCCCTCGTTCGCAAAGAGTTCCTCGCCTCGCTTCGCGCGGCAGGATCCGAGCAAGAGGTTTCGGATCTCATCATGGGAGCTATCAACGCGCAACCTAAGCGCCGCACGGAGGCGGCCACGGCGGGGGTAGCCCCGGCGGGCCCGAGCACGGCCGAACCCGCACCAACGCAAGCAAACATGCCAGTGAGCGAGGGCGTGGTTGCGGGCCCAGTGATCGTAGCCATCACTTCGTGCCCAACAGGAATCGCCCATACTTACATGGCTGCGGAATCCTTGGAGAACGCTGCTCGTGACAAGGGCATTGAGATCCACGTGGAAACACAGGGATCTGGTGGTGTTGAATGGCTTTCCCCAGAGACCATCGCCCGGGCTGATGCGCTCATCATTGCCTCAGATGTCAATGTGACTGGCCGGGAGCGCTTTGCGGGCATGCCGCTGATCGAGTCACCGGTCAAGCGGGCCATCTCCAATGGTCCACAGATGATTGATGAAGCCATCGCGGCGTCCTCCAACCCCAGGGCGGCGCGCGTTGAGGCCGGTAAGGGCGCGAATGTCAGTGAGGTTTCGGGGGGAACGCCACGTTGGGGTTCTCGAATCCAGCAAGCCCTCATGACCGGCGTCTCCTACATGATTCCGTTCGTTGCCGCAGGTGGCTTGCTGACCGCGTTGGGCTTCCTTGTCGGCGGATACGATGTCGCATTCGTCTCCAACGACGTGGTGCTCAACTACTCGTTCTGGAACTTGCCAGATGTAGCGACGGTGGCGTCCAACGCTGGGCTTGACCAGCTTCAGGCGTCGAGTGGGTTCATGCTCTACACGGGCGCAGTACTCCAGTTCCTCGGGAGTACCGGAATGGGCTTCCTTGTTGCCGCACTTTCTGGATACATCGCATTCGGTCTAGCTGGTAGGCCCGGCATCGCCCCCGGATTCATCGGCGGAGCCGTGGCAGTTGTTGTGGGTGCCGGATTCATCGGTGGCCTCATTACTGGTATCTTGGCGGGCCTAGTGGCATATTGGTTCACCACGCTCAAGGCTCCTCGGTGGTTGTCTGGTCTCATGCCAGTGGTCATCATCCCGCTCATAACTACTTTCATTGTGGGCGGGCTGATGCTGACCCTCTTGGGGCGGCCGCTTGCCAGCTTCATGACATGGCTGCAGGAAAGCCTGACCAGCATGAGCGGTGGCGGTGCCGGAATCTTGTTGGGAATCATCTTGGGCCTCATGATGTGCTTCGATATGGGCGGGCCGGTCAACAAGGCGGCATACCTCTTCGCAACCGCAGGACTTGCGGCGCAGACACAAGCTTCGTGGGAAATCATGGCGGCAGTTATGGCTTCCGGTATGGTGCCACCACTAGCCATGGCACTATCCACGGTTCTTCGTCCCAAGCTTTACACGGAGGTGGAACGCGAGAACGGCACGGCAGCCTGGCTGCTGGGAGCTTCGTTTATCTCAGAGGGCGCTATTCCGTTCGCAGCGGCCGACCCATTCAGGGTTATTCCGTCTGCGATGGTTGGTGGTGGAGTCACAGGAGCCATCATCATGGCACTCGGTGTTGGATCCAAGGCTCCTCACGGAGGCATCTTCGTGTTCTTCGCAATCGATCCGGCTTGGGCATACGTCCTAGCTGTTGTTGTTGGTAGTGTCGTGGCAGGGCTTTTGGTGACTGCCTTGAAGTCTGCCACCGCTCGCAAGTCAAACTTGGCAACTGAAAAGGTTGCACAGGAGGTGGCGGCCTAG
- a CDS encoding HPr family phosphocarrier protein — protein MAKKTVLVGSRVGLHARPASVVAEAAGEYEDDEILLSLEGEEPVDAASVMMIMTLGASKGAAVTVESDNEEAVDRIASLIEQDLDA, from the coding sequence ATGGCTAAGAAGACAGTATTGGTTGGCTCACGGGTTGGTCTTCATGCCCGTCCCGCATCCGTTGTTGCAGAAGCGGCGGGGGAGTACGAGGACGATGAGATCCTCCTGAGCCTTGAAGGTGAAGAACCCGTTGATGCGGCCTCCGTCATGATGATCATGACTCTGGGTGCGTCTAAGGGAGCGGCAGTCACCGTTGAATCAGATAATGAAGAAGCGGTGGATCGCATCGCCTCTCTCATCGAGCAGGATCTGGACGCCTGA
- the metG gene encoding methionine--tRNA ligase — protein MSHILSAVAWPYANGPRHIGHVAGFGVPSDVFSRYMRMRGDDVLMVSGTDEHGTPILVAAEEAGVTPKSLADKNNRIIAEDLVSLGLSYDLFTRTTTVNHEHVVQQMFEVCRDNGYMVIQDTSVAIDPDTGNTLPDRYIEGTCPICGADGARGDQCDNCGNQLDPQDLINPVSKVSGKAPEFKITKHYFLDLPQLADSLAVWLDEVEATGEWRPNVISFSKHLLEDVRPRAMSRDISWGIPVPGWEDQPSKRLYVWFDAVIGYLSASIEWARRREAAGTGTKDDWRAWWNDPEALSYYFMGKDNIVFHSQIWPAELLAHNGEGAKGGAPGELGKLNLPTQVVASEFLTMEGKKFSSSKHVVIYVRDVLSRYQPDALRYFISIAGPETSDADFTWAEFVRRNNSELVAGWGNLVNRTAAMIAKNFGEIPAIGKTEPIDDELLGAVRGGFDTVGELIAHHHQRAALAELMRLVGEANTYVTRTEPFKLKAPEQRERLSTVLGTLVQAVCDLNTMMSVFLPHSSNTIDTVLGGAGDLAPMPHLVEVEDLDGGEPYPIITGDYTDLHPWAPRDVVPGTPIAKPKPVFQKLDESVIAEELDRLGLGEE, from the coding sequence ATGTCGCACATTCTCTCCGCAGTAGCTTGGCCATATGCAAACGGTCCTCGTCACATCGGCCACGTTGCTGGCTTTGGCGTTCCTTCCGATGTTTTTTCCCGCTACATGCGAATGCGTGGCGACGATGTGCTCATGGTTTCGGGAACTGATGAACATGGAACCCCGATCTTGGTTGCTGCTGAGGAAGCAGGAGTCACACCAAAATCCCTAGCCGACAAGAACAATCGGATCATCGCCGAAGACCTCGTCTCACTCGGACTCTCATACGATCTCTTTACTCGAACCACCACCGTGAACCACGAACACGTGGTTCAGCAGATGTTCGAGGTTTGCCGCGACAACGGATACATGGTTATTCAAGATACGTCGGTGGCAATTGACCCGGATACAGGCAATACCCTTCCGGATCGTTACATTGAGGGCACCTGCCCCATCTGTGGCGCAGACGGCGCTCGCGGCGACCAGTGCGACAACTGTGGAAACCAGCTGGATCCTCAGGACCTCATCAACCCCGTCTCCAAGGTCTCGGGTAAGGCTCCGGAGTTCAAGATTACTAAGCACTATTTCTTGGATCTGCCGCAGCTGGCCGATTCTCTGGCGGTCTGGCTTGATGAAGTTGAAGCCACGGGCGAATGGCGTCCAAACGTCATCTCCTTCTCTAAGCATTTGCTTGAGGATGTGCGCCCGCGTGCCATGAGCCGCGACATCTCGTGGGGCATTCCGGTTCCAGGATGGGAAGATCAGCCGAGCAAGCGCCTGTACGTGTGGTTCGATGCCGTGATCGGCTACCTTTCCGCTTCCATCGAATGGGCCCGCCGCCGCGAAGCCGCAGGTACCGGCACTAAGGATGATTGGCGTGCGTGGTGGAATGATCCAGAGGCGCTTTCTTACTACTTCATGGGCAAGGACAACATTGTCTTCCACTCCCAGATCTGGCCGGCTGAACTCCTCGCCCACAACGGCGAGGGCGCCAAGGGCGGCGCGCCCGGCGAACTCGGCAAACTGAACCTGCCCACGCAGGTGGTTGCCTCCGAGTTCCTCACGATGGAAGGTAAGAAGTTCTCGTCATCCAAGCACGTGGTGATCTACGTGCGTGACGTCTTGTCCCGCTATCAGCCAGACGCCCTGCGCTACTTCATTTCGATCGCCGGCCCAGAGACTTCTGACGCTGATTTCACCTGGGCAGAGTTCGTGCGCCGCAACAACTCTGAACTCGTGGCCGGGTGGGGAAACCTGGTCAATCGCACGGCCGCGATGATCGCAAAGAACTTTGGTGAGATCCCGGCCATCGGCAAGACTGAGCCGATCGACGACGAGTTGCTGGGTGCTGTGCGCGGTGGCTTTGACACGGTTGGAGAACTCATCGCCCATCACCACCAGCGCGCCGCTTTGGCTGAGCTCATGCGGCTTGTTGGCGAGGCGAACACGTATGTCACACGCACCGAACCCTTCAAGCTGAAGGCTCCTGAGCAGCGCGAACGCCTCTCCACAGTGCTTGGCACGCTGGTTCAAGCCGTGTGCGACCTCAACACGATGATGTCAGTGTTCCTCCCTCATTCCTCCAACACAATCGACACAGTGTTGGGTGGCGCTGGAGATCTCGCCCCGATGCCTCACCTCGTGGAAGTTGAGGATTTGGACGGAGGAGAACCGTACCCAATCATCACTGGTGACTACACGGACCTACATCCATGGGCTCCTCGTGATGTCGTACCGGGCACGCCCATAGCAAAGCCAAAGCCTGTATTCCAGAAGCTTGACGAATCCGTCATCGCCGAGGAACTCGACCGCCTCGGACTGGGCGAGGAGTAA